In one window of Methanocorpusculum sp. DNA:
- a CDS encoding segregation/condensation protein A, whose translation MTEVISEGKLEEPVEILYQLAKRGEIDPWNIDIVEVTERFLNELEHRRELDLMISGRTIFYASVLLRMKSELLDGQESEAEYEEDIFDGEVDPFSEGDVVLERALGPIELLEREIDRRLKRKDARKRPVTLYELIKQLKLAEKAERRRQRRRRYIDSEDELFAEPDADEVVGIAHDEDYEQMAEQIYAVVRSHPDARDPGVLLYELAATLHWPLYFVYLPCLFLVQGGWIDLEQDEFFGDLWVVISDGFTEKSQKAA comes from the coding sequence ATGACTGAAGTAATTTCTGAAGGGAAACTCGAAGAACCGGTCGAGATCCTGTATCAACTGGCGAAGCGCGGAGAGATCGATCCCTGGAATATCGATATCGTTGAGGTTACGGAACGCTTCCTGAATGAGCTTGAACACAGACGCGAACTTGATTTGATGATTTCGGGTCGGACGATTTTTTACGCGTCAGTTCTGCTTCGCATGAAGTCCGAGTTGCTTGACGGGCAGGAGAGTGAAGCGGAGTATGAGGAAGATATTTTTGATGGTGAGGTGGATCCGTTTTCGGAGGGTGATGTTGTTCTGGAGCGGGCTCTTGGTCCGATCGAGCTTTTGGAGCGGGAGATTGACCGCAGACTTAAGCGGAAAGATGCGCGGAAGCGTCCGGTTACCCTGTATGAGCTGATCAAGCAGCTGAAACTCGCGGAGAAAGCGGAGCGGAGAAGGCAGAGAAGGCGGAGGTATATTGATTCCGAGGATGAGTTGTTTGCAGAACCGGATGCGGATGAGGTCGTGGGAATTGCGCATGATGAGGATTATGAGCAGATGGCCGAGCAGATCTATGCGGTCGTGCGCTCACATCCTGATGCGCGGGACCCGGGAGTTTTGCTGTATGAATTGGCGGCAACGCTGCACTGGCCTCTGTATTTTGTGTATCTTCCCTGTCTGTTTCTTGTTCAGGGCGGCTGGATTGATCTTGAACAGGATGAGTTCTTTGGTGATCTTTGGGTGGTGATATCAGATGGTTTTACAGAGAAGAGTCAAAAAGCAGCGTAA